One genomic region from Prionailurus bengalensis isolate Pbe53 chromosome C1, Fcat_Pben_1.1_paternal_pri, whole genome shotgun sequence encodes:
- the GUCA2B gene encoding guanylate cyclase activator 2B: MRGRMASGLMSGMAVFLLVLLQGTQSVYIQYQGFQVQLESVKKLSNLEQQWLPNPRLQAQSLVPSVCHHPALPQDLQPICASREAASVFQALRTMANDDCELCVNVACTGCL, translated from the exons ATGCGCGGCAGGATGGCATCAGGACTCATGTCCGGGATGGCTGTGTTCCTCCTGGTGCTCCTGCAGGGCACACAGTCAGTCTACATTCAG TACCAAGGCTTCCAGGTCCAGCTGGAATCAGTGAAGAAGCTGAGTAACCTGGAGCAGCAGTGGCTGCCCAACCCCCGCCTCCAGGCCCAGAGCCTCGTGCCCTCCGTGTGTCACCACCCGGCCCTGCCACAGGACCTCCAGCCCATCTGTGCATCCAGGGAAGCGGCCAGCGTCTTCCAGGCTTTGA GGACCATGGCTAATGACGACTGTGAGCTGTGTGTGAATGTCGCCTGTACCGGCTGCCTCTGA
- the GUCA2A gene encoding guanylin: MNTFLLSALCLLGTWAVLAGGVTVQDGEFSFSLESVKKLKDLRELKEPSIRNRRKSGGPVVPIACSHQKFPEELKPLCKEPNAQEILRRLEAIAEDPDSCEICAFAACAGC; the protein is encoded by the exons ATGAATACCTTCCTGCTCTCTGCACTGTGCCTCCTCGGGACCTGGGCAGTCCTGGCAGGGGGAGTCACCGTACAG GATGGagagttctctttttctctggagtCAGTGAAGAAGCTCAAAGACCTTCGGGAGCTCAAGGAGCCCAGCATTCGGAACCGTAGGAAGAGTGGTGGGCCCGTGGTTCCCATAGCCTGCAGCCACCAGAAGTTTCCCGAAGAACTCAAGCCTCTCTGCAAGGAGCCCAATGCCCAGGAGATCCTCCGGAGGTTGG AGGCCATCGCCGAGGACCCGGACTCGTGCGAGATCTGTGCCTTCGCTGCCTGTGCTGGATGCTAG